A portion of the Pseudomonadota bacterium genome contains these proteins:
- a CDS encoding tail fiber domain-containing protein, giving the protein MRIFRNISSVRHRGFTLVELAIGLAVLGVLFAGVWRLIGGMNQQLQDQAVARQTKAIAEAANRYSQVERPRIVLLAPNQWHIIGVVDDPASPMPELQPAYLSPNTTDTNPLGQRYQVLVQHDNAGNVETFVAATGATIPVDDLRAARIVGMTGADAGTIYSDEPPGAMVIRGAYGGWTRPVSDFGGVIPMAAGDIITGTMFATTDLGAPFLYRDVVAGNPEFNRMNTDIDMNGRSLLNTLSLTGANISTVHPDGTGTPMTLHVFGDINTQSGVFTGCTTNCASGWQAKMEQDGDIVARGTVSGNRGEFMDVVSNTLSVSRADVAQSLFVRASASMRVLGPATLEGQVKIGPNPSDQATAALVVGSRGMESAFFGGNVAIGGDLFVGGTCTRCSGSDINLKKDIRPIANALERLLEIKGVSYVWKKDGKKGLGVIAQDVEKVFPELVVENEGIRYVSYDHLAGPLIEAIRKLKTDSDTLRREVERLKEIRG; this is encoded by the coding sequence ATGCGTATATTTCGTAACATCTCTTCTGTCCGCCACCGCGGCTTTACCCTTGTGGAGCTCGCCATTGGCCTCGCCGTGCTTGGCGTATTGTTTGCCGGGGTGTGGCGCCTGATCGGCGGCATGAACCAGCAGCTTCAGGACCAGGCTGTGGCCCGGCAGACAAAGGCCATTGCCGAGGCTGCGAACCGGTATTCGCAGGTCGAGCGGCCGCGAATCGTTCTTCTCGCCCCGAATCAGTGGCACATCATCGGCGTTGTGGATGATCCTGCGTCTCCGATGCCCGAGCTGCAGCCGGCCTATCTCTCACCGAACACCACGGACACGAATCCGCTGGGCCAGCGGTACCAGGTACTGGTGCAGCATGACAATGCCGGAAATGTGGAAACCTTTGTGGCTGCGACCGGCGCGACAATCCCTGTGGATGACCTGCGGGCGGCGCGAATCGTAGGAATGACCGGGGCGGATGCGGGGACCATCTACAGTGACGAGCCTCCGGGTGCGATGGTGATTCGCGGAGCTTACGGCGGATGGACCCGCCCTGTGTCTGACTTTGGCGGCGTTATTCCCATGGCTGCGGGGGACATCATCACGGGAACGATGTTTGCAACGACGGATCTGGGGGCGCCGTTCCTGTACCGGGACGTAGTGGCCGGCAACCCCGAGTTCAACCGGATGAATACCGATATTGATATGAACGGGCGGAGTTTGCTGAACACGCTCAGTCTGACGGGGGCGAATATCAGTACAGTGCACCCGGATGGCACGGGGACGCCGATGACACTGCATGTGTTCGGAGATATCAACACACAATCCGGAGTATTCACTGGCTGTACAACAAACTGTGCCTCCGGCTGGCAGGCAAAAATGGAACAGGACGGCGATATTGTCGCCAGGGGAACGGTCTCCGGCAACAGGGGAGAGTTTATGGACGTGGTGTCAAATACATTGTCTGTAAGCCGGGCGGATGTCGCCCAGAGTCTTTTTGTAAGGGCTTCTGCCAGCATGCGGGTGCTGGGACCTGCAACCCTTGAAGGTCAGGTCAAAATAGGTCCGAACCCTTCCGATCAGGCCACTGCAGCGCTGGTCGTTGGCAGCAGGGGAATGGAAAGTGCATTTTTCGGGGGCAATGTTGCCATCGGCGGCGACCTGTTTGTCGGCGGAACGTGTACCCGTTGCTCGGGCTCGGACATAAACCTGAAGAAAGATATCAGGCCCATTGCCAATGCCCTGGAAAGGCTTCTTGAGATCAAAGGCGTCTCATATGTCTGGAAAAAGGACGGAAAGAAAGGTCTTGGGGTCATTGCCCAGGACGTGGAAAAGGTTTTCCCCGAGCTTGTCGTGGAAAATGAGG
- a CDS encoding DJ-1/PfpI family protein: MSQPVSLAGKKVLVLIASGFEETELTGCQRALMKAGASMKTASVDSGLANGWHGNTWGHYHTIDLPVGETLASDFDCLLLPGGTRSIAKLKQSAHSRRIINTFMDGGKPVAAISQALELLALAGSRLSGRTVTGPADLKGPVETLGALWSETPVAADRNLVTTPGGAAMEAFMPAMLSVFAAGPVAMAEAE, from the coding sequence ATGAGTCAGCCCGTTTCCCTTGCCGGGAAAAAAGTTCTTGTCCTGATTGCCAGCGGTTTTGAAGAGACCGAACTGACAGGATGCCAGCGCGCCCTGATGAAAGCCGGGGCCAGCATGAAAACAGCCTCGGTGGATTCCGGCCTGGCCAACGGATGGCACGGCAATACCTGGGGTCACTACCACACCATTGACCTGCCGGTGGGAGAAACGCTGGCGTCCGATTTCGACTGCCTGCTGCTGCCCGGCGGAACACGCAGTATCGCCAAACTGAAACAGAGCGCCCATTCGCGCCGGATCATCAACACCTTCATGGACGGGGGAAAGCCCGTCGCAGCCATCAGCCAGGCGCTGGAGCTTCTGGCCCTGGCCGGCTCCCGGCTGTCCGGACGGACGGTGACAGGACCGGCGGACCTGAAAGGCCCTGTGGAAACCCTGGGCGCCCTGTGGTCCGAAACCCCGGTTGCCGCGGACCGCAACCTGGTCACCACACCGGGCGGAGCCGCCATGGAAGCCTTTATGCCCGCCATGCTGTCCGTCTTCGCAGCGGGCCCTGTCGCCATGGCTGAGGCGGAGTGA